One window of Melospiza georgiana isolate bMelGeo1 chromosome 11, bMelGeo1.pri, whole genome shotgun sequence genomic DNA carries:
- the TRNT1 gene encoding CCA tRNA nucleotidyltransferase 1, mitochondrial, producing MWAELWVVPRRAGLRLLRRRHGGSGSGTGTMRLQAPQFQALFTPGLRSVAELFEKKNYELRIAGGAVRDLLSGVTPQDIDFATTATPAEMKEMFTAAGVRLINNKGEKHGTITARLHEQNFEITTLRIDVVTDGRHAEVEFTTDWHKDAERRDLTVNSMFLGLDGTLYDFFNGYEDLKNKKIRFVGTAAERIQEDYLRILRYFRFYGRIAEKPGDHEPITLEAIKENAKGLAGISGERIWVELKKILLGNHVNHLVQLMYELDIAQYIGLPLGGNLEEFARVSKNIHSLSPKPMTVLSSLFKGKDDVTNLDLRLKISKEEKNLGLFLVKHRQELTKGSGPEPLRPYQDFLMDSREANTNSKIFELLKYQGEEQLLKEMQEWTVPSFPVSGHDLRKMGVSSGKEIGTALQQLRDEWKKSGYHMDKEELLSCLKKL from the exons ATgtgggctgagctctgggttGTGCCCCGCAGGGCCGGGCTGCGGCTGCTGCGGCGGCGGCACGGCGGGAGCGGCTCCGGCACCGGCACCATGAGGCTGCAGGCGCCGCAGTTCCAGGCGCTCTTCACGCCGGGGCTGCGCAGCGTGGCCG aactgTTTGAGAAGAAGAACTACGAGCTGAGAATAGCAGGAGGGGCCGTGAGGGATTTACTGAGCGGAGTGACACCACAGGACATCGATTTTGccaccacagccaccccagcagAGATGAAGGAGATGTTCACAGCAGCTGGGGTTCGTCTGATCAAtaacaaaggagaaaaacacGGGACCATCACTGCCAGG CTCCACGAACAGAATTTTGAAATCACCACTCTCCGCATCGACGTGGTCACCGACGGGCGGCACGCGGAGGTGGAGTTCACCACGGACTGGCACAAGGATGCTGAGAGGAGGGACCTCACTGTCAACTCCATGTTCTTAG gCTTGGATGGGACACTCTATGATTTCTTTAATGGCTATGAAGActtgaaaaacaagaaaatcagATTTGTGGGCACGGCAGCTGAGAGAATACAAGAAGATTATTTAAGAATCCTGAGATACTTCAG ATTTTATGGAAGAATTGCAGAGAAACCTGGAGATCATGAACCTATTACACTGGAAGCAATTAAAGAAAATGCCAAAGGCTTGGCTGGAATATCAGGAGAAAGGATTTGGGTggaactgaaaaaaattctgcttggAAACCATGTCAATCATTTGGTTCAGCTTATGTATGAGCTGGATATTGCCCAGTACATAG gGCTACCACTTGGTGGGAATTTAGAGGAATTTGCCAGAGTCAGTAAAAACATCCACAGCCTGTCTCCAAAACCCATGACTGTCCTGTCATCCTTGTTCAAGGGGAAGGATGATGTCACAAACCTGGACCTGAGGCTGAAAATCTCCAAGGAAGAGAAGAACCTTGGCCTTTTCTTGGTGAAGCACAGGCAGGAATTAACCAAAGGCTCAGGGCCAGAACCACTCAGACCTTACCAGGACTTCCTGATGGAT tCGAGAGAAGCCAACACCAACTCCAAGATCTTTGAGCTGCTGAAGTAccaaggagaggagcagctcctgaaggaGATGCAGGAATGGACTGTGCCCTCGTTCCCTGTCAGTGGCCACGACCTCAGGAAGATGGGGGTGTCCTCGGGGAAGGAGattggcacagccctgcagcagctgagggacgAGTGGAAAAAGAGTGGCTACCACATGGATAAAGAGGAACTGCTGAGCTGCCTCAAGAAGCTGTAG
- the IL5RA gene encoding interleukin-5 receptor subunit alpha, with product MASGMPAFLLLLWTTNPPQGAGVQVLPPVNFTLTVSALAQVLLQWEPNPAQEQNNSTIRYDVKILSPEPEEYDTSSTHSVRTAALHNGFSARVRTLLLQEGLQRGSDWVQGHLPPLPGAAETSVTNLSCVTHVTIPGNVSLHCSWLPGRGAPEDTKYLLFYRYETHTEECPTYSKDKWSRNTECRFSSTQIQPGEIDNLIVIHINGSSKRAAIKPFQQLFNQNAIEKVNIPRNISISLEQNDLLAMWEKPISPFHEECFEYEFYLINLKSGNKQILSLSSSSFQLRVDASSRYSIRIRANLNHICRAPGVWSDWSAIIYIGQNKLENSIAWILTLLCVSTSCMLLLVAILCQINHVWSKLFPPIPTPSNKFRDPFPVDYERARTCPSSTETEVGSLAEGFYCSVLDDSVF from the exons ATGGCCAGTGGGATGCCagctttcctgctcctcctctggaCAACAAACCCTCCTCAAGGTGCAGGAG TCCAGGTTTTGCCACCTGTTAACTTCACCCTCACAGTCTCTGCATTAGCACAAGTGCTGTTACAGTGGGAGCCAAACCCTGCTCAGGAACAAAACAACTCCACCATTAGATACGATGTGAAAATCCTGAGCCCTGAGCCAGAAGag tatgacaccagcagcacccacagcgtGCGGACAGCAGCGCTTCACAACGGCTTCTCTGCCCGCGTGCGCaccttgctgctgcaggagggcctgcagaggggcagcgactgggtgcagggacacctcccacctcTGCCAG gtgctgcagagaCCTCTGTCACCAACCTGTCCTGTGTCACCCACGTCACCATCCCTGGCAACGTCTCTCTCCACTGCAGCTGGCTCCCTGGCCGAGGGGCTCCAGAGGACACCAAATATCTCCTGTTTTACAG gtatgagacacacacagaggaatGTCCCACTTACAGCAAAGACAAGTGGAGCAGGAATACTGAGTGCAGATTTTCAAGTACTCAGATTCAGCCTGGTGAGATTGACAACCTCATTGTCATTCACATTAATGGCTCCAGCAAACGTGCTGCAATCAAGCCTTTCCAGCAGTTATTTAACCAAAATGCCATTG aGAAAGTGAATATTCCCAGAAATATCAGCATATCCCTGGAGCAAAATGATCTCCTGGCCATGTGGGAGAAGCCAATTTCTCCTTTCCATGAGGAATGTTTTGAATATGAATTTTATCTCATCAACCTGAAGTCAGGTAACAAGCAG ATCCTGAGCCTCTCCTCCAGCAGTTTCCAGCTGAGGGTGGATGCCAGCAGCAGATATTCCATCAGGATCAGGGCCAACCTCAACCACATCTGCCGAGCCCCAGGAGTCTGGAGTGACTGGAGTGCCATCATTTACATTG GGCAAAATAAACTGGAGAATTCCATAGCCTGGATTCTcactctgctctgtgtgtccaCGTCCTGCATGTTGCTGCTTGTTGCTATATTATGCCAAAT AAACCACGTTTGGAGTAAACTGTTCCCACCTATCCCAACGCCCAGCAACAAATTCCGAGACCCTTTCCCAGTTGACTATGAG AGAGCACGgacctgccccagctccacGGAGACCGAGGTGGGCAGCCTGGCTGAAGGCTTCTACTGCAGCGTCCTCGACGACTCAGTGTTCTGA